A segment of the Coffea arabica cultivar ET-39 chromosome 8c, Coffea Arabica ET-39 HiFi, whole genome shotgun sequence genome:
tttattttttctaattaattgtatattttaaaaaatataacaccTGAAATATATCTTAATGGATGCCCATTTAGATGGACCTATAAATATTTTTCAAACAACTACATTATATTAACAcattactttttattttattttgagaAATGTTATTTGCATTCCAATTTTTATTAAACACACTCCCACTATCATTTTTATcgtataatttaatttattatattatataataaataaaaagtaaaccttatatacactgacagtgtacaCACCGTCACCATTGGATTTATGATACATGTGCGAAagttggatttcaaattcaaattttgcatagctgtcattcatccaatgctgatggtgtatacactgtcaatataggaaagattaatcctaaaagggaaaatgatcggtttcatcctttacatttcacaaaaatattcttttcgtctctcacttttaaaacgaaacaatttcgttcttgacatttaaaaactgaaGTTATTACATCCCTAAATCcaaatttcaatctgaatcaaaccaccaatcaacctgattacaaattttggaggtgtaattggtagatcacttggttaactcaacttgatattcatgtgacatttaataaacctagaaagaaaaaataaaaaattataacataaaaaagaaaaattaatctttcctacattatcattgtatacactgacggttttatgtactgtcatatcattttaatttaaatttaaacatcaaaatttatatttatgatacacatcTAGATTCGCAATCGGATATACTAATAgtgcatgaaaagatttatccaaaaaaaactctactattccaagacaaagaatggccttttatgttataatttttattttttggtttaataaatgtcatATAAATATGATGAAGTTGATCGAGTGATCTGTCAATTCTATTTTCGAAATTTATTACTGGGttattggatggtttgatttagattgaaaattaggttcagggatgtaatagctttaatgtttaaatgtcagggacaaatttgcttcattttaaaagtgagggacaaaaagaatatttttacgaaatgtgagggatgaaacatgtcattttcccattctaaaataaatattaagaaatgttatttgcactctaATTTTGGTTAAACACACTCCCACTAccatttttatcatatagtttcatttattagattatatgataaaataaatagtgAGAGTGCAATCAACAAAAAatggagtgcaaataacatttttctttatttttagttaaaaaATCAACATATTACTAGCTACCTGAATATACATAAATTTgtgaaaggggaaaaaaacatGTTACTCCATCCACAAATTCATACGCAAGCTGTGGTGGTTAATTTTTCTAAGCCACTTAATTCATGATTCATTCAGAGTACTAATCTTCTTGGAGCCTATTTGGATAGTAATTTTTTAagagtttttgtagaaaaatatactgtaatacatttttttaaatatgatatatgtgaggtaaaaaaaaactagaaaattttatatttataatacaCATCTAGATTCGCAATCGGATATACTAATAgtgcatgaaaagatttatccaaaaaaaactttactattccaagacaaagaatggccttttatgttataatttttaattttttggtttaataaatgtcatATAAATATGATGAAGTTGACCGAGTGATCTGTCAAttctatttttgaaatttattactgggttattggatggtttgattTAGATTGAAAATTATGTTCAGGAATGTAAtaactttaatttttaaatgtcaggtacaaatttgcttcattttaaaagtgagggacaaaaagaatatttttacgaaatatgagggatgaaacaggtcatttttccatcctaaaataaatattgagaaatgttatttgcaccCGAATTTTGGTTAAACACACTCCCACTAccatttttatcatatagtttcatttattagattatatgataaaataaatagtgAGAGTGCAATCAACAAAAATGGagttcaaataacaattttctttatttttagttaaaaaATCAACATATTACTAGCTACCTGAATATACATAAATCTGTGAAAGGGGAAAAAACGTGTTACTCCATCCACAAATTCATACGTAAGCTGTGGTGTTTAATTTTTCTAAGCCACTTAATTCATGATTCATTCAGAGTACTAATTTTCTTGCAGCCTATTTGGATAGTAATTTTTTAagagtttttgtagaaaaatatactgtaatacattttttaaaatatgatatatgtgaggtaaaaaaaactagaaaatgtGATAAGAAATGTTCTCATAGAAACCCacaaaaattttctgcaaattatgcaatccaaacaagccaGTTTGCGAAAAAGAAGTACTATCAAATTATAATAAATACCATTTGCTTTTTTGGTAGCGAATGGAGTGCTTAAAATAtttataagaaacaagttaaTCGAGTCTCTCCCAGTTTACCCCCAAAATGTTTGCAAAAATCAAAGGACCTAATCTAACGACTGGTCAACtataaacaaaaaattaataataacatGAGTGTTTTAGATTTGACACCCAAAATTTACTAAGAAATTTATGCACATGTTCCCCTTCTTATGCGTGTGTTGAAATTTAACTTGAATTCTTTGCCAGTAAGTCTTTCAATTAGTTATTAATGCCCAAACATGAGGAGGCATTTCACATTTGTTGTTTAATAATTCTCTCCGAGTAAATCTTATAGAcattaataatatatatatatatatatatatatatatatatatatatatactgtcaTCGTTAAATCTATGATATATAAGGTTGCAAACAAATCAACTTACTTATGAGCGCTCGTGAGTTGATTCGATCAAAACTCAATTCGAATTCGATCGATATCAAGCTCCAGTTAACTAAGTCGAATTCGAGCATAAAAAAACTCGACTCATTAGTTTATGAGTCAACTCaactatatatatgtatatgtatatacacatttaattttttattttgacaataaaattacatatatatctctaatattttattatttattaatggaaaattactattttatatattttttaaaaaataaaataattattttttttaaaactctaGCAGGCTCGAGCTTAAGTTTGACTTGACTCGAATTTGAAGTCAAGATCGAATTTTACATTGAGAGTTCGTTGAGATCGAGTTTGCTAAAATTGAGTAGAAGATCAGTTCAATTAGGTCAACTCGATTCGATTCGATTATTTACAGCCTTGATATGCGTATAAAAGTCGaattttaagtttaaaattttacataattatcATTCATCTGAAATTGATGGCATATATGTTACAAGTGTACAATCGAGTAATCCAATAAATATTCACCTTTTAATCCAACTCTGGAGTAAATTTGTGAAAGCCTTTTGAAATATATGAAATCCTGATGTAATGCTCGAGAGCTCTGGCGTCAAGCTTGCGGTAGTTCCAAATTCCAACCCTCCCTGATAACAAGAGATTCCTTTTCCTCGGGGTTTAGGGTTGTAATCTAACCAAAAGTCCTAATGGcttggtaaaaaaaataataacaagagattccttttcctttttcatcccTAAAAATCTCTCTAAAAGCTGCTGCACCTTACAAACAAAGAAGTTATATACGCAACCATAACtaaagaattttaaaaaattattgaaaaaatgGTCAACAAATGGATGAATAGGTACCAATTTTTACATGTTTATTGTTTAGGACATAAATCTTGAAATGGTTACCTAGTGTAGTACTGATGTCGTAACcctaaacaaacaaaaattttataaaCCTCTTCTAGGGTAATGTAGTATATTTTGTAATATGATATATGTAacataaaaagtgattgaaaattatatatgttTATCATGTGAGAGAGCAggattgggtttgtttggattgtgttttatttccccaattttatcTGCTTACATCattattacaattttcaatacacatttttatcttcccaattacctttttatctcacacacatcacatcacaaaaggtgctacagtaaaaatattccaaaataaaacacaatccaaacaaacccaattaatatttacaaaatttttcctaaatatttgcaaatatgctaccattattatttttttcaacattactatgaaaatacacaaaatcacCAGGGGCAAAACCGTCCACTTGAAAGCTGGCGTGCTGAGGCTGCAGAAAAGCTTACTCAGAAAGACTGAAAAAAGCTCCCCCACCCCCCGCCCCCCAACAACTCTAAAAGGTCTGTCACTCTCTAGTCTCTACAGTCCCCTACACAATTACAGAGTCCCATTACACACACTCACGCACTTCCTACAACTGAAAACACCACAACCCACACACATTCTCTCACGTCCTGCAAACTTCAGTGTCTTAGGAGAGCGACAACTACATCAGTATCCTCTGTagggaaaacaaagaaaagggctGACATTAATAATTTTTGAGATTTGGGAGCAGCCCAGAAGAGATCTTGGAGAATCAGAGAAGAGTAAAGGCAAAGGCGGCTAGAATTTAAGGCCACTGACCAGTGACCAGCTgacccctttatttttcttgggtagTTGGGTGAGTTTTCAATATTAGACGGCAATAATACTAGGAAATGTCATCAATGTCATGAATTCTTGATTGTACTAATACTATGGTCAAGAAGAAAAAGGCAAATGCAAGGGGACTTGAGAACTGAAATCTCTCTTGTTCAGCTGCTGGAGGTCATGAGCTCAAGAGTCGAGGTGCTGAGCTGTGGTGTGGGGGGAAAGTCTGAAAGACAGAGCATAGAGTGAAGATAAAGATAATTTCTTGGTGGTTGTTTTCcctttgttttggatttttttgtgCTTTCTTCTGAAAGCTTGTGTCCTTGTTTTCTTGTGATTGTATAAGGGTGAAAAAAGAGAACAAAGTTTGgtgctttttgttttttggttgtCCAGTTTTAGCAGTGAATTTTCTCAGAGTccagaaaaaaaattcttttgcaGAGTCTTGTTCCTTTCAGTTTGTGGTATTGAGTGTTTGATTTTAACTGTTCCTTTAAAAGCAGAACGGTATAGTTGGAGGGGTTTTCTGTGTGAGGAGTTTTCCGTATAAGCGGTTCTCTGAGTGTGTTTTGCGCAGAGAAAAATGAAGTTTATGAAATTGGGTTCTAAGCCTGACGCATTTCAAGCTGAAGGGAACAGTATCAGGTAAGtggaattttcattttcttggtgCTCTggtttttggtagaaaaatgtCAGATTTCTGGATTCTTTCTCCTCTTTATCCTGAATATTGCTCTTTTCTCCAATTTCTTGCATTCTGTATATTCTTTTTTAAAACTCTGAAAATAAATGTTTTTATTCACTATTTTCTGAGCCCTAATGATATCATAtgtcttttgcttttttttttttcctgttacTAGTAGTGATAGAAACTTTCATTATAATCGTGCTACTACTATAGTATCTATTCATTTGTTGCCCTTTTTTCCTGTTTGTGTGAGCAAGTTTGCGTTTTTATTTAATAAGATGGCACATGCAGATCATGGTCTGAAATTTGTTGATAGTGTGTGATGTATTTTACCAAGTATTAAGTTTCAGACAAGGACAAATAGGAAAAGGATTTGCCAAGTGTCTAGTTTACAAGTTCACTGATCGAGCTTCCTGTGGTTTGGAAAATTATTGGCTCAACATGACGGGAGTAGTATTATTTAATGTCTTCCTTTTCTGATCTATTGATTATTCTAATCCTCAAGGGTTTTGGGGTTGGCTAGCTGGAGAGAACTGGAAAGGTGGTCCAGTTATTAAGCTGTCTAATTTTGATTAGCTTGTGGTCCAATTGAGGTAAAGTCATATGGGATAGGAGCTATTTTGCTGAATCTTTTATTGTTTGAGCTCAAATTTTTGCTGGTTATGTTTAAACACTTGGAACTGTACTTACCACATAGTATGGTAATACTACATTAAGAGAGAGGCCAGATTTAAGATTTCTTTAATGTCAAGGTTGGACTTGTTACATTATAAATTGGAAATAGAAGTATATAGAATATGACCGTCATGATTTCCGGCTTACTTTAGTTAGCCCCATAGGCATCTTTTGGGTTGTCCCTCTTCGTTTGGTtcacttttttaatttttaatttaacaCCAATAAGGTCTAAACTAGTGTACATGGTACAATGATCATATGAAAAGAAGATTAGATGTGTTAGCTGATTGAATAGTGTCACTTTTAATTTGCCCTGACACTGGAGCTATTTTCAGACTTGTGCTGTTAGAACTGCTGTAGAATAATTGGATGCAAAGACAATAAAATTTACGTGATGTCAAAGTTTGGGATTATAATGGCTGCTATATTTTCAGAGTGATTTCATTAGTTAACTGCCTCCGAAAAAGGATAGATAGCTTATATACGAATTTTCTGATTTGATTCCCACTTTGCTGGTATCATTTGGTCACTTAAAATAGGATTTGGTTATATTTATGGTGCAAAATTTATCCAGTTAAAACCTTAAAGGTTGAATATCGCAGCTTTTTGGAATAACTGGAGCTAACTTTGTGGATCATGTTCTCTATTTGCTGATGCCAAACTCTAATTGAGAGTATCTACAGTGTCGCAGCTCTATTCTAGATTGTTAATGAACTATCTTGTCCTCTGCATGCAGGTATGTTTCATCTGAGTTGGCAACAGATGTTATCGTTACAGTAGGCGAAATTAAATTTTATCTTCACAAGGTAATTTTCATTGCAGAGTCATTCCAATGAAGAATTTATTTtggttttttagtttttaaagaTGCAAAAACAAATGACTTCAATGATGTGAAACCAATAAGGCGGAGTTATTTCTTGcgggaaaatggaaaaaagaaaaatagaaagatagtTTCTGCAACGTTCTTCTTGTGGCAAAGTATGAATACATAAGCCTATGACCTGGCTTTGTTGGATGACCTCACCATGGGAATGCAAATGACCTAATTTAGCAAAAAATATCAATCCTTTCTATTAGTTAGTTCCTTGTATAAGTTTGtacaaataaaagtaaaaaagctTTGTAGTAAATGACAAATCAGAGTCCAATTGATGTCTATACTTATTATTAAACTTCGTTGCTGGGCTGCATTCTGTGGAACAAGTGTTCTAATCCTCTTAGTAGTTTGATGAATTGAAGAATATGACAGTTCCAATTTGCTGCATAATCCAAATGTCACAAACTAAACTTGTCAAGTTAGTTGATCATTATATTTTCTTGGAAGGTTGTGTTTCTCTCAGGTTAATATACTTGATAATGCAAATAATTGCCTCCTAgtatgaagagtcaagtggaaAGTACAACCTCTTGACCCTGCTGATCAGTGTAAACACTGGCTAGTTTGTGGATGTGATATTAATTTATGATGCTTCATCTTGCTTCTTGCAGTTCCCTCTCTTGTCCAAGAGCAATCATCTGCAAAAACTTGTATCTAGAGGCAATGAGGAGAATGTTGATGAAAttcaattgattaattttcCTGGTGGACCAAAAGCATTTGAAATATGTGCTAAATTCTGCTATGGAATGACAGTCACTCTTAGCCCTTACAATGTTGTAGCAGCTCGCTGTGCAGCTGAATACCTTGAGATGACTGAGGATGTGGATCGTGGAAACCTTATTTTCAAAATTGAGGTGTTCCTCAACACCAGTGTCTTCCGTGGCTGGAAAGACTCGATTATAGTTTTGCAGACCACAAAATCTCTTCTACCATGGTCTGAAGATCTAAAGATAGTGGGTAGATGTATAGATTCGATTGCATCTAAAACCTCAGTGGATCCTTCAAATATAACCTGGAGCTATACCTACAACCGAAAGTTAGCAGCcacagaaaaaaaatttgatgatgGTTTAAAAATTCCAGGAAAATTGGAGTCTGTGCCCAAGGATTGGTGGATCGAAGATTTATGTGAACTTGAGATTGACCTCTACAAGCGAGTTATGATTGCAGTAAAGTCGAAGGGAAGAATGCAGGGTAAGATAATAGGAGAGGCATTAAAGACTTACGCTGTCAGATGGCTTCCTGATTCAATTGATGCTTTGGTATCTGAAGTTCATAACAGAAGGAACAAATCTTTGGTTGAAACAATAATATGCTTATTGCCTTTTGACAAAAGTACTGGTTGTTCCTGCAGTTTCTTGCTTAAATTATTAAAAGTTGCTATTCTAGTTGGAGCAGATGATGCATTAAGAGAAGACCTAATAGAGAGCATCAGCTTAAAGTTGGATGAGGCTTCTGCTATTGACCTGTTGGTCCCTGCAAGATCTCCTCAATCCACAACTTATGACATTGAACTTGTCAAGCGTCTGGTTAACCTTTTCGTGTCCCATGAAATGAATAATCAGGATTTGAATGCCATTCAGAAAAGTGAGAAGGGAATCACTGGCTTAGTTTTGGCCCGAGGAACCTGGATAAATGTTGGTAGACTTGTTGACAGCTATCTGGCTGAAATAGCTTGTGATCCAAGCCTTACACTTTCTAGTTTCACTGAATTGTCTCGGTTGGTTCCAGAGTCAGCACGACCAATACATGATGGACTATATAAAGCCATTGACATCTATCTTAAGGTGGGTTTTTTCTGCCTCTTATTTTTCGGGATACATTCAATATTTTGGCCATCAGGTTCTTTAGAAGCCACAAAACTGCTTTCTAATGAAGGGCTTTACGTCTGAATTCTGATATTCATATTAGGCTCAGCCTACATACTCTTACATGCTGAACATTAAATAAAAGAGCGATAATGGAAAAAAGGAGTTTTATAAGTAGCTAATATGTTGGTTTTGTGCAGGAGCATCCGACCTTAACAAAAGCTGATAGGAAGAATCTATGCAGCCTAATGGATGCCAAGAAATTGACTACAGATGCATCTATGCATGCTGCACAAAATGACAGGCTGCCACTCCGCGTTGTGGTTCAAGTTCTATACTTTGAGCAAGTTAGAACAACTGCTGGCGTTCAGACCATGGACAACAGCACCCATGATGCATTAGCTTCCACAAGAAACGCAGATGAAGAATGGCAGAGGATGGGATCCGAAAATGGCAAGTCATTGGCCAGACAACTGAGTCAAatgaaggtgaaaaatgaagatcTGCCAAAACCTGGAAAGTTGGCCAAAAAGGGGAGTAAAAATAGAGGTAGTGGTGCACAGTTGCTACCATCTCGCTCTAGGAGGATATTTGATAAACTGTGGGTTGTCGGTAAAGGAAATGGAAATGCCGAGAACCGGAGCTCTGAGACCTCAGCTAGTTCCCAGAGCCCGAGGTCGATTATTCAAGGGGAGATCAAGTCTTCTGGTTCATCTTCAAGACAAAGGAGGCATTCCATTTCATGAACTTATCAACAAGGTACGCTCGCCAGAAATGAAGGGAACTCAACTTCTGAAATGTAAAAAATTACTAGGATTTTATTGTAGTAGATGTTGGATTTATTTTGCACAGGGAATAGAGGTGTTTTTCCTGCAGGAATGTGTAATCAGCTTCCACATCTTGatttcttctcttgtttctgCTGTTTATTCTATGATGATTTCTTTTTCTATGATAATTGTAATCTAATTAGTCTATAGTGGGAGTATCATTTGAACAACATTTATGTCAGTTTAAAATATTCATATTTGAATTAGCTGTTAGCATGGTAAACAGAGTTGATCCCACACCCCAAATCTCCAGAGCTTGAAGCCCTAACCAGAAAGCTCAAAGCTCAGCCCCTAGGTAAGCAGCTTGACCAATATTACTTGCAAATTATCCAGAACGGCCATTATACTTCATTATGGCATTAATAGCATCTATGATACCATGAGAACAATTATTCTACATTGTTTAAAGTGTTGTTcataatataaaatttagaaAGTTTTACAAAACCTAATACGTACCTATGATTTTCCTTCAAATGCTCAGTGCTCACATAAATCCTCCTATAGTAGATACTCCAAAGAAAACAGAAGGGGGTTAATTACAAAATGAGCCTTCAAAAAGTACATGATTGTCACTTTGCCCCCCTCTTTCTTCAATTGGATCAAACCAGACCTTTAGACTTGATAACTTTTTCCTAATTTGATGCAATCAATTTAGCAAATCTAACTTTTTCCTAATGTGATGCAATCAACTTAGCAAATCCAAATTTGAGTCTTACTGCATAGTTTTAGACACACATTTTACTAGCAAAAGACTAATATTTCCTCAATAAAACTAATGATTTTGGAATAAACTTGCGATTTCATATGTACAGAATGCAAGTACAAATACGACCtccacaaaaataaaacaagattcGTAATTTGTGGATAAAAGCATGCCTTTAAGTGTATATTTTTTTTGCCCAAACCGACGCATTATTGATTTAATTGAAAGTTATTTCATTTTTGCTTCTTACTGTaccttacattaaaaaaaaatccaatttaTGGTTCTATCAAGAATGTATTAGATCAGGAAATAGGTTGATATTCTCTAATTaaccaataaaagaaaaaaaaaagtttcttgaGCAGGATCCACAAGGACCATCACACCTGTTGGGGTTCAAAGTCAAACCAGGCCAATCCGTTGAATataaaaaagggataatttaaaaaacctcccttgagtttTCTGACAATTCTACTGAATTCCCTTGaggtttgaaaaattgcacaaacctcccttattatttaaaatgataattttacccttaaatattttaataaaattccctTATTTGGTATCCTTGTATTTAGAATgagttttaaattattttttcattctttttccttttttttctcattcCTTCTTATTGTTTCTAGTTTCTATTGTAACCAAATGTCgaattagtaatttttttgatgagttaattttatatgtaatctaatatttttgctgatctttgttttctattttttggtactaaaattaataataaatcaaaaaatgacccaaaatcattactaaattatgataattccACTACTcgaaaaattcataaactctaaatgaattatttcaatattttcttttctatcttataaatctaaattcatAATAAAGTACCATCAAAAGTAACCTATCAtaatgataaaattattattatagttgtttatcaaatagtaggtatggatatgaaaatttgaaaccttttccttataattatactagataatcttataattgtataggaAAATAAAGTAAAACTCATTACATAAGGgctttttttggtatttatttaaaaaattgaccaagtcaatattattttaaaattttattactaaaactatcaaatcaagggcTAATTCCTTAGATTATaggtaaataataataataatccgCCAAATATACCTATGACATGGGAGGTTTCTCAATTTATACGTGCCGTGCTGACTCAGCACGGACGCATAAtaaatttggttttttttttgtgaaaaagtcAGCACGGTCAAAAAAGGCCAATGCCTGTCCGCGGCCGTGCCCAGTCAGCACGGCTGCAGACAGGCATTCAAAACCTCTCCAAGCTTTTCTCCTTTGCTTCCTTTCTCCCACGAAAACCCCAGATCCTCCTCTCTTTTCCTTGCTgtttttgctgttttcttgctccttagtttgttttcttcatccGTCCCTATTTTCCTTTGCTCTGTTTTCTTgttcgtttcttttctttttcatcagaCCAAGCTCTCTCCCTCCTATCTCTCCTCCAAAAACATCTCTCCGCCGTCACACCCTCGCTTGTCCTCTCCTTCTCCTCTGGCGGcgttgttctttttctttttgtttctttccttcgCTACCCCCCAAGCCCCAGCCGAAGCTCCCTCTCTTTTCCGTTGGCTTGCTCGATAGTTTTTCCTCTTGCTAATCCTAGTCCGCCACCCCCTTTTGTCCTCTGTTTTTTGCCTCCCTCTGTCTTTCCTTTTTCCCCCTCAGACGAAAACCTCTCCCCCCTTTAGCCGctgtcttttttttcttttcccatctAAAACCCTAGCTGCCATAGCTCCCATCTATTTTTCttcctctgtttctttcttctcaCCAAGCTCCCCAAAGCTCCCAGACCTCTCTTGCATTtgtactcttttttttccttttgccgCAGCCCCTTGCCTCACGAAGCTCTCCTCTGTTTTTCTTCATAACTtgctatttccttttttttatgcCCTCTAGCCgcctcttgcctttttctttttagccTCCCGtggcttttcttttgcttttctgtgtttttttttcttctttccctttgtttctcagaCGAAAACTccctcctttttcttctttttttcggTGCCACTCTACTTCTCAAAACCTTAGCCGCCCcctcttttgtattttctttcaaaattttttcctcaaactattttttttttgcaaatgtcAGACACGGACGTGTTGACTGGGCACGTTCGCGACTGAAACATCACTAATTTGTGTCGGCTGCGGACGTGCCCAGTCAGCACGTCCACGACTGACACAACAGACTGCCACAATTTATTGTCGGCCGCGGACGTGCCTAGTCAGCACGTCCGCAACTGACGTACAGGGTCGTGGCAGTTTGCTTGTGTCAGTTGCGGACGTGCTGACTGGGTACGTCCGCAACTGACACTTGGTGCCACCCGTGCAGACATTTTATGCTGCCGTGCTGAGTCAGCACGGCAGCTATAGAATGAGAAACACCCCATGTCAGAGGTGCATTTGgtggttgttttttttttttaggcaaATATTCTAAGAAATTAGCTCAAGGGAGAtaagtataattttttaaatcacaggagagctcagtgaaattgtcagaaacctcaggggaggtttctgaaattatccctataaaAAACTAGATATTCCGACATGCACAAGCCAGACTACTGAATAGTCAATGAATATCCCACCAGGAAATGGCATCTTTTTCAGCTATTCCATGGCAATTTCAGCTGTAATTTAATTTACTACTCAAGCACTGTATTTAGTACTCACTAGTCACTACATATCAAGAATCAATCAAGCAATCATAGAAAGCCAGAAAAGAAGTAAAGAACCAATGATGAGGAAGAAATCAACACAGCCCATCacgctttttcttctttttatcctCTTTTTAGCGA
Coding sequences within it:
- the LOC113705461 gene encoding phototropic-responsive NPH3 family protein NPY1, encoding MKFMKLGSKPDAFQAEGNSIRYVSSELATDVIVTVGEIKFYLHKFPLLSKSNHLQKLVSRGNEENVDEIQLINFPGGPKAFEICAKFCYGMTVTLSPYNVVAARCAAEYLEMTEDVDRGNLIFKIEVFLNTSVFRGWKDSIIVLQTTKSLLPWSEDLKIVGRCIDSIASKTSVDPSNITWSYTYNRKLAATEKKFDDGLKIPGKLESVPKDWWIEDLCELEIDLYKRVMIAVKSKGRMQGKIIGEALKTYAVRWLPDSIDALVSEVHNRRNKSLVETIICLLPFDKSTGCSCSFLLKLLKVAILVGADDALREDLIESISLKLDEASAIDLLVPARSPQSTTYDIELVKRLVNLFVSHEMNNQDLNAIQKSEKGITGLVLARGTWINVGRLVDSYLAEIACDPSLTLSSFTELSRLVPESARPIHDGLYKAIDIYLKEHPTLTKADRKNLCSLMDAKKLTTDASMHAAQNDRLPLRVVVQVLYFEQVRTTAGVQTMDNSTHDALASTRNADEEWQRMGSENGKSLARQLSQMKVKNEDLPKPGKLAKKGSKNRGSGAQLLPSRSRRIFDKLWVVGKGNGNAENRSSETSASSQSPRSIIQGEIKSSGSSSRQRRHSIS